The Anaerohalosphaeraceae bacterium genome has a window encoding:
- a CDS encoding SpoIVB peptidase S55 domain-containing protein, translated as MRKALQVWVAAILSLFGWTGSSALSGMLDPGRHIPLEQVRPGMEGYCLTVLEGTAVERFPLKVLSIVRNAEPGSDFILVVGTDERFKTVGSVQGCSGSPVYLDGRLAGALAAGWSDAVEPLYLVRPIQDMLNIESPAPIGPVPSPAPQPKDLIEPEKAQRRYLDWLGRTFSSRRTKLPLSMSASASAVHSVEPIFASLGFSAFAGAAEVSEDSAQNRIAPGGVLSVVLCGGDISIAAIGTATDVVGDTVYGYGHSLLGTGAIQLPMAAGYIHTTIARRSISFKFGSPGPILGTLVSDQAAGVVGRIGQEPPMFPLRVRLERTDLGQTKEFNCRVAVHPMLTPLILRAAILSAALHFGDLPREHSLDYQAVVEIDGEQPIRFANSSTDSDAMAPASEVAGIANLLMNNPYQPAAIRSVDLTLRFSGRSRAAEIWAADISDDKLKPGQSVTVRAVLESFRTEKTIHSIHLPLPSDLKAGTYMLQVLDRDGYLAFLQKASPHQFTAEDLPSMLEAVRRIVRTPRNQLTAVLLLGRGGIAIRHQDLPDLPPSRVLLLQDNRRFTPAMPLQNWIETQTSMDWIPSGNISVPIQVEP; from the coding sequence ATGAGAAAAGCCCTGCAGGTTTGGGTTGCGGCAATACTTTCTCTGTTCGGCTGGACCGGTTCATCGGCTCTTTCGGGGATGCTGGACCCCGGCCGACACATTCCGCTCGAGCAGGTACGACCCGGGATGGAAGGGTACTGCCTGACGGTTCTGGAAGGGACAGCCGTAGAACGATTCCCCCTGAAAGTGCTCAGTATTGTCCGCAATGCCGAGCCCGGGTCGGATTTTATCCTCGTTGTCGGTACAGATGAGCGGTTCAAAACGGTCGGGTCCGTGCAGGGATGCAGCGGTTCACCGGTGTATCTGGACGGTCGGCTGGCCGGTGCATTGGCGGCGGGCTGGTCGGACGCTGTCGAGCCGCTCTATCTGGTTCGCCCGATTCAGGATATGCTAAATATAGAATCACCGGCCCCCATCGGACCGGTTCCTTCTCCGGCTCCGCAGCCGAAAGACCTTATCGAACCGGAAAAGGCCCAGCGGCGCTACCTGGATTGGCTCGGGAGGACCTTCTCCAGCCGCCGGACGAAGCTGCCGCTGTCAATGTCGGCCTCCGCTTCCGCTGTTCATTCCGTTGAGCCGATTTTTGCGTCACTCGGTTTTTCCGCTTTTGCCGGCGCTGCGGAGGTGTCGGAGGATTCGGCGCAGAACCGGATTGCTCCCGGCGGTGTCCTTTCGGTGGTTTTGTGCGGCGGGGATATTTCCATTGCCGCCATAGGAACGGCCACCGATGTTGTCGGGGACACGGTCTACGGATACGGGCACAGTCTTCTGGGCACCGGGGCTATTCAGCTGCCGATGGCAGCCGGCTACATCCATACGACAATTGCCCGTCGGTCGATTTCGTTCAAATTCGGCTCTCCGGGGCCGATTCTCGGAACGCTCGTATCGGACCAGGCGGCCGGCGTGGTCGGACGAATCGGGCAGGAGCCGCCAATGTTTCCCCTTCGTGTCCGGCTGGAACGAACGGACCTTGGGCAGACCAAAGAATTCAACTGCCGGGTGGCCGTTCATCCGATGCTGACCCCGCTGATTTTGCGGGCGGCCATTCTCTCTGCAGCCCTCCATTTCGGAGATTTGCCGCGGGAGCATTCGCTGGACTATCAGGCCGTTGTGGAAATCGACGGCGAGCAGCCGATTCGGTTTGCCAACAGCAGCACGGATTCGGATGCGATGGCCCCGGCTTCAGAGGTTGCCGGGATTGCCAATCTTCTGATGAACAATCCTTATCAGCCGGCCGCGATTCGTTCGGTCGATTTGACGCTGCGGTTTTCCGGGCGGTCTCGAGCGGCCGAAATCTGGGCGGCGGATATATCCGATGACAAACTCAAGCCCGGACAGTCCGTCACCGTTCGGGCAGTACTCGAGTCGTTCCGCACAGAGAAAACCATTCATTCGATTCATCTGCCTCTCCCGTCGGACCTGAAGGCCGGAACCTATATGCTTCAGGTGCTGGACCGAGATGGATATCTGGCCTTCCTTCAGAAGGCCTCTCCGCATCAGTTCACGGCCGAAGACCTGCCGTCGATGCTCGAGGCGGTCCGCCGCATCGTCCGGACCCCTCGCAACCAGCTGACCGCCGTTCTGCTGCTGGGCCGGGGCGGGATTGCGATTCGTCATCAGGACCTGCCGGACCTGCCCCCAAGCCGGGTGCTTCTACTGCAGGACAACCGCCGCTTTACGCCGGCGATGCCCCTGCAGAACTGGATAGAAACGCAGACATCAATGGACTGGATTCCGAGCGGGAATATATCCGTCCCCATCCAAGTTGAACCGTAA